A region of the Bacteroidota bacterium genome:
ATCACGTCCATATCCAATTATCTTCAATTTAATAATATCCTATGCCGGTAAAATTTACGCTGATTGCAATTGTTTTATTCCTTACCATTTCTTTTTGCACAAATGCCCAGGTAGTTATCAATGAAGGCTCAAATAAAAATTATGTTACCGGTATTGACGAAGATGCCGAAAATGAAGATTGGATAGAGTTATATAACGCAGGTGCTACAACAATCGATTTATCGGACTTTACGTTGAGCGATAAATTGTCTGAACCAACATTATGGCCCTTAACAGGACTGAGTTTGGAGCCTAATGCATTTTTGCAGATTTTTTGCAGTGAAAAAAATCGATACCAGACAGCACCCTTTATAAATGCGATAAACGATTTGGATTACACTCCCTTTGCCGGATGGAATACACATAATTTTACCACTGAATTTGAATGGGATGGCAGTAGCAATATTATTCTGAATATTTGTTCCTATAACAATACCGGCTATACTGAAAATGCCATTTTTAATCAGACTGCCACTCCTTATGTGTCAACAGTTGCTACATTCAACGATGGCAGTGATGCATCGTGTTCGGCAACATTTGGATATATGTATTATCAACGTCCGAATTTGCAAGTAAACGGAATTACCATTGATGCAGGAACAATTCAAAATTCAAATACCGATTATCCGGCACCTTATGGTAACTGGTACTGGAGTGCAAGGCATCAAATTTTAATTCATGCTTCGGAATTATTAGCAGCAGGCATTACAGCAGGTCCAATAAATTCTATCGGATTTGAAGTTGCTTCTACAAATGATATCATTTATTCTTATATTGATATATCCATAATCGCTACAAACTTAAATGACTTAACAGAAAGTTTAATTCCGGTAGATGGTTATCAAAATCATACAAATTTTAAAATTGATGCTGAAGGAGAAACCATTTATTTGTTCGATGCCGGTGGAACAAATATTAGCTCCTTGTATGTAAACTCCCCACGTGTGGATGTTTCAGTGGGTCGCTCACCGGATGCAGATGCGGAAATTGTTTGGATGTCGCCAACACCCGGTAGTACAAATAATGTAGCAACCGTTTATATTGATTCATTAGCTGCGCCAATTTTATCAGTGGCAACCGGCATAGTTAATGATGCTTTTTCGCTTGATATTATTAATCCAAACGATGCCGGAATTGACACTAAGGTAGTATATACTATAGATGGAAGCGAGCCGCTATTTTCTTCTACTGAATATTCTGGAGCACCAATAACGATAAATGCAAATGTGGTAATTCGTGCCAAAATATTTCCTGTCACGGCAACTAATTTATTGCCAAGTTATGATACCTATGGTACTTATTTATTTGATATTGATCACAGCACACCTATTTTGCTGATTACCACCGAAAATTCAAATTTATATGGCGCAGATGGCATTTTTGATAATTATAATTCTGATTGGGTAAAAGCTGCACATATTACCTGGTTAACTAAAGCGGAAGGTCATCCGGAATTATTTGAAACACGTACTGCTATGCGTATGGATGGGGGAGCTGGTGGAAGCCGATCTAATCCGCAACATTCATTCCGATTGAGTTTTGATGATAACGCACTTGGCGAAGAAACAATTCATGAACAATTAATTCCTAATATTCCATTTCGGAATTCCTACAGCGATGTGTATTTACGAAATGGTAGCAACCAATGGTTAAATTATCCGCAAAAAGATGCTACTCAGGTAAGTATCATGAGCAAAGGAACAAATAATTATTATTCTGCAATGGAGCCGGTTAGTGTTTATATTAATGGCGCCTATTTCGGATTATATGAATTGCGTGAAAAATTTAACACCGAATATTTTGATGAGCGCGAAGATATTGACAAAGACTCAATAGAAATATTATCGATGAGTTATTTTTATAATTTGATTTTGCGCGCACTGGAAGGTAATGTAGATAATTTTTATAATGACTATGCAGCTTTTGATGCATTAGACCCAAATGATGAAAATTATATGATTGACGCAGATAAATATTTCGATTTAAGCCATTACACCGACTACATCATTGCAGAATCATGGATGGGAAATACCGATTGGCCTGGAAATAACATTAAAATTTATCGTTCAAATAAAACCAATTACCGCTGGCGTTTTGCTTTAATTGATTTGGAATTATCACTTAATCCTAACGGATGGACAACCTGTTTTTATAATCATATTCGTTATATGGAAGATCAAAGTACCGATAATCCATATATAAATATCTGGTTACAAAGTATACAAAATGAAGCTTATCTAAATTCGTTCATCAACAGATATGCCGATTTATTAAATACCAGTTATTTAACCGATACCTTATTGGCAGGTGAGCAGGCTTTTTATGATAAAATGGTTGTAGAAATGCCTAATGAATATGCACGTTGGGGCGACCCATTTGACATTGAAGGCCAAATGGCAAATTTTACCAATAACCACGAAATATTTCAAGAACAACTCGCTTGCAGAAACGATCAGGTGCGCGGAGATTTATTGAGCGAATTTAATTTAAATAAGGAAGTAGAAGTTAAACTGGCAATATTTCCTGATAGCACCGGAAGTATTCAATTAAATACGATTCATCCGGCAACTTATCCTTGGACAGGTATTTATTTTGATGGTGTGCCTATTCAGTTAACCGCTATTCCGGATTCCGGATATATGTTTGTTAATTGGGTGCCAAACACTTTAATTACAGATACATTAAATCCAATAATTGAAACAAATGTAAATCTGGATACCATCACATTTACAGCAGTATTTAAATTAATACCTCCTCCACCTGACGGGCCAACAATTGATTTTACATTGTATCCTTCGCCCAGTAATGGTGTGATTACAATTGCACATAATAACCCAACACTTGCTGAAAATACAGTTTATCGTATTTATGATTTGCAAGGACAACTTGTAGAACAGGGTGATATTAATCAATCTGCCAATACAACTACAATTAATGTCTCTAAACTGCATTCTGCTTTATATTATGTGCGCATAAATAACGGATCACATACACTTGAGGTGATGCAATTTTTGAAGATTTAATGCTTAAAAATTTTTATTTTTTTTTTTTTTGGTGGTTTTTTTTTTTTTTTTTTTGTGGATATATGATGGTGAAAGAAAAAAAAAAAAAAAAAAAAAAAAAAAAATTTTTTTTAAACAGGACGCCGGGGTTTGTTTTGTTTTTTGTTTTTTTCTCCATCCAAAAAAAAAATTTTTTTTTGTTTGTCTGTTTAATTTTTTTTTTTTGGGGGGGGGTGGGTTGGGGGGGGGGAAAAAAAAAAAAAAAAAAAAAAAATAAAAAATTTTTTTTTTTGAGGTGGGAGGGAATTACCCCCCCAAACAAATTTTTGTTTTTTATTTTCCCCCAAACCCAACACCAATTGTTTTTTTGTTAATTTTAATTTTTTTTTTTTGTAAAGGGTGTGATTTTTTAAAAAAAATAATGGAATGAAAGAAAAAATATTTTTGTGGGAAAAAAGGATTTTGGGGGGGTAGAAATAAAATTTTTTTTTTCCCAACCCTTTTTTTTTTTCCCCCCCGGTTTAATTAAAAAAACACTATTTAAAAAAAAAAAAAAAATTTTTTTAAATTTTTAAATAAATTTGTTGAAGGATGAAGTGCCTTGCCCGCCCTCTTTTGTGTGGAAAAGAAAAAAAAGGGAGATTTTTTTTTTTATGGTTTTTCTAATTTTTGAATTGATAAAAACATTTCTCTCTTTTACTTTTTTTTTGTGTTTGTGTGGGAAAAAGTGGAATTCGCAGCCCGGCCTCTTTTCCCCCTTTTAACTTAAAAATTGTTTTGAAGTGCCTAAATTGTATACCTTTAAATTTTTCTTAATCCTTCTGTAATTATTTGGCAATTTTTTGTTAATTTTTTAATGAGATGCAATATTTTACTTATTTTAGATAAAATTTTCTCCTCACTATTAAAATCAGGCATATGAAACTTAATCGTTTACTTTTAACCATTCTCTTAATTTCAAGTTTAAAATTTATACATGCACAATCGCTGGCCGATTGCAATAATTTAAGTTTGAATATTGATACCGTTTATCTTTTTCCGGGTATGGATACTATAGTTACGGGTGATCTATATTATAATGATACTACATTTACCGTGTATCCAACTTTATTGGTTTTATTACCGGAAAATCCCTACATTGAGTCAAATGATTTAATGGTTTTATCCTCCTTGGATTCAGGCTCTGTTCAATGGTTTGAGCTGGAAATCACTTTTATAAATACGGATTTTCCAAACAATACCGTAATACCGGCATTGTTCCATATTTATGACTCCGATTGGGTTGGTGATTCAATTGTAACGTGTTATATACCTTTGACACTTGTGTTGCAAAATGAAACAGAAGCAATTAATGCAAACCTAAAAAATAATGTCATGCAGGTTTATCCTAATCCCGCAACTGAAAATTTACATATCTGCATGGATCCGGAATTTATAAATCAAAAAATTCAAATCATGAATTATAGCGGACAAATTTTAACTACACTTTCAGGACAACCCGATTTAAATATATCGTTGACATCCTATCCTTCAGGAATTTATTATGTTAGATTAGAAAATTCCGGTATCGTTAAATCTTTTGTAAAAGAATAAAATACATGTGTACACATGAAATAATATAAATATTTTTTGGAGCATCACCTTTCCCCACACCAGCACAATCCCTACCGGCTGTCCGCTGCAACAAACTGTAAATAGCTTCATTTAGGGAATAACAATTCGTAGCCCAATTTCAATTTGCGTCAAGGCATATATTATCAAGTTAACACATAATCCGGCTGTTCAATCAGCACATCAGCACATTAACACATTAGCACATTAACACGTTTGTTTCCGCTCCCATCCGGGCTAGTTGTACCGCATGGAGCCGCTATCACAAAAACAGTTAACTAACCAACAAAATTATTGTTAACTTTCATCAAAATTGTAACCGATAAAACTAAAAACAGGTTGGTTAAAATGGGTAAAATATATCTAACTACATTTTTATTTTTCATTACGAGTACTGCTGTTTTTAATCAAACACTTGAAGATAGCCTTGCTGCTTATTACAATTTTAATAATACATTAAACGATGCATCGGGTAATTTAAAACATATTACTGAAGCAGAAGGAGCATTTACTGCAGATCGGTTTGGCTCACCAAATGCAGCATTTCATTTTGATGGTGAAAATGATTCACTTGTTTTGCCTGTTGATAAATTTGCACCAATTACCGGAGATTTTGCAATCAGTTTTTGGTACAAAACAAATTCCTCCGCTATAATGAATTTGTTTTCATCTAAACAATCACCGGATGATACCACTCAAAATTTTGAAATCCAGTTAAACAGTCACAATCGTTTTTACCTTGAATACTATAAGCAGGTTTGGTATCAAACTTACGTTTATTGGAATGGAACAGGAATTGAATCAAATGCATTGGCTGAAGGTGTTGCAGGAAATTTTATAAAGGGCGAATGGAGCCATTTTGTTATAAGCAGAGAAGCAGATACATTTAAAATTTACCGTAACCATCAATTATATTATTTAAGCATCAACACTTATTTCGCTGACGAACTTGGCGATGCAATTAACATGGTTTTTAGTGCGATGCCGTACCGTTTTAAAGGTGACATTGATGATTTACGGTTATATAAACGTGCTTTATCACAACAGGATATTGACCTATTATGGTTTGAAAATAATCCTATTCAATTTGTAAATCCTCAAGCTACAGATGCCTATGTTTTTGGTTCAAATGTGTTGGTGTATTGGGAATATGATACAACACAAATAAGTGATTCTATAATGGTTACTTATAGTATAAATAATGGAGCGTGGATTAACGCAGATCACTCCGGGTTAGCCTTCGAAAATTACACTTATGTGGATATGAGTTTTGCACCGGGTACAACTGTTGAGGTGCGCGTTGAAGACAGGGCGGACTCAACAAAATTTCAGCAATCAGGGCAATTTATTGTTAGCCCTTATACCTGGACTGAAGTAACTGACGCATTGCCTTTTCCGGCAAAGGATGGGTCAGGATTAGTTGCATTTAAAAATAAAATGTGGTTATTAGGTGGCTGGGATCCTCCATTTCATGAACCTAATTATACCCATAATGAAGTTTGGAGTTCAACTGATGGAGAAAACTGGAACTTCGAAACAAATGCAGCATGGCCACCACGACATTGTGCTGCATGGTTATCTAATACCGATAATATTTGGGTAATAGGCGGTGATCCTCAATCAGGTTGTTTAACTGATGTTTGGAATTCAACTGATGGAATAAACTGGGTGCAAATTATTGATACCATACCTGGCTATACAAAACGTAATATGCCGAATTATGCAATTTTAAATGATAAACTAACATTATTTGGTGGCGAACAGTGCAGTGGTTTAGGATTAAATGACGTATGGCAAAGTGATAATGGTGAATCATGGAATAAATTACCGGATGCACCATGGTCGGGTAGAGGTATGCAGATTAATTCTTGTGTTGATGATAATGGTTTTATGTGGATGCTTAGTGGTGCCAATGAAGGTGAACGACGTCCGTTTAATGAAGTTTGGAATACTGCAGATGGTATTACTTGGAATTTAATAAACCCTTCTGCACCCTGGATGGGAAGATACTGGCATACTGTTGCATGGTTTGATAATAATATTTGGGTAATGGGTGGAATAACAGCAGGAATCGAATTAAATGATGTTTGGTATTCACCGGATGGCATAAACTGGCGTGAATTAAAAACCACAACAGGCAATTTACCGGAAGGCACACGTCACGCGCAATCTACAACAGTATTTGATAATGCACTTTGGTATATGTGTGGAATCAGTACGAATAATGTTTGGAAAATTACGAATCAATTTAATGAAGTGGCAATCCCTGAACTTGCTGAAACAACACGGTTGTTAATTTCACCAAATCCAACTACAAATAAATGTTTAATTCAATTTGATGAAAGCGATATCGGGAGAAATTACATTGTTACTAATACGCTGGGTGAAATAATGCTACGCGGAAAAATTAACGCAAGTCAACAAATAATTGACCTGAGCAATTTTAATACCGGCTTATTTTACTTTGTTATAAATGATTTAACACCCGAAGTGGGAATTATAGTTAAACAATAAAATTGGTAGTGCGCTTTAGCAATTAGTGGCATGTTATTTGTTGAAAAATGGCTTGATAAATTTAATTGCGGTAGCCATTAATATGGTTGCTGCTATTTTTTATTTTCCATCAAATCAACACCTATGCGTATTTCTACTTTGTTATTGCTACTTTACATGCCGGTCTTTTTATCAGCACAAAACACCAAAATTAAAGTGATAAAAGGATTAACTTTAACTAATGATGCCGTCCTGGATACACTTTTAGTATCTAACACAAACGACTTTTTAAATGCTGCACAATTACCCAATGAAAGCAACAAATTCGTATTGCCTGCACAAAAAATTGAAACATATATTTTATTAGATGAAATATTAGGTATTACAACAAATCAAAATTCGCGGGAAACAAATTTTTATAAAGCGCATATCATAAATTGTATCGAAGTAGAAGTTGCTCAATATTTGTTGCAGGTTGCTTATTTGTCTACAAGCGACAGTATACCTCAACTGAATGCAATTTTTGAAATAATCGCCCATAAAGGAAGTAACGGCTTTTTATTTTCATCCCCACTAAAATATAATACATTAAACTGGAAAACATTTACTGAGCAAAATACAACAGTTTACTTCAAAACCGATATCCAAAAAAATAAGGTGTTGGACTATACAACTTTTGCGGGGACAATAGATGCTAAATTAAAATCAACAGATAAGTCTACTGAATTTTATTGCTGCGATAATTTTAATGAAGTTTTAAAATTAATTGGTGTATTGTATAAGGCTGAATATGCAGGCATTCAACTCAATACTTTGGCATCGGTGGCCGATAATAAGAAGTTAATTGTTGCAGGTGAGCACAGTAATGAATTCACTGACTTCGATAAACATGATTTATGGCACGACCGACTCAGTTTGGTGGTGCCACGAAATACCCTAAATAAGCCTGTTGATGAAGGGTGCGCTTATTTGTATGGCGGTAGTTGGGGGCTGAGTTGGAACGAAATATTTACACAATTTATCAAATCTATTCCGATAACCGAACAAACAGATTGGAAGGAATATAAAGAAAACCCATTTAATTTTGGCGAAAATGATGCAAACCACTTGTATGTTGATTATGTAATTAATGCATTAATTGTTCAACAACTTGAAAAACAATACGGATTTGAAGCAGTTTGGAAATTACTCAATTCGGGTAAATTTCAAAAGGGCAACGAAAACTATTATGCAATATTGAAAGAAATTGCCGGCGTTGATTCAGCAAACTACAATGCATGGGTTTACGGATTGATAAATAATAAAATTAATAATAAATAATCCTGGAGAATAATTTTACCTGAATTGCAGTAGTTTGAAATAGCACACATTTTATGCGTTTATTTGGCATAAACAAAGATGGTAAATAGTTTTAAAACAGATAAGTAATTCGAATTAATAAACTGCAATGCAAAATCGCAACCCTCCACATTGAAATTTGGTCACACATCATTTGGTTAATGGTCAACCTAACCGGAATGTAAATGCTTCGTACTCAATTAAATTTATTTTTGGAGCATCACCTTTCCCCACACCAACACAATCCCTACCGGCTGTCCGCTGCAACAAACTGTAAATAGCTTCATTTAGGGAATAACAATTCGCAGCCCAATCTCAATTTGCGTCAAAGTAAAAATTATCACATCAACACATAAAGCGGCTGTTCCATTGGTACATCGGTACATCATCACATTGGTACATCAGCTTGTTTCCGCTCCCATCCGGGCTAGAATTTCCTTCTACAGTCTCTATCACAAAAATTTATCGTCATTTCACCATTATTGCACCTGCTGGAACATAAACCTAAAAAAAATAAATACCTTTGAATTTTATTATTGATAACATCTGTCCGAATACCTAAAAACTGCGATTTAAAATATGAAATACCTCCACCTTATTGGCTGTCTTATTGTAATGAGTTTGGTGCAATGCAAAAGTAGTGGTCAATCCAACTCGATTATAAAAGCAAAAATGGATAGCCTGCTGCAAATTAATAACCCACGCAGCTTTAGCGGAGTCGTATTGATCAGTAAAAACGGGAATACCATTTACAGTAATGCCATTGGTTTTACTGATTCTCTTAATAGTAAAGCAATTAATTTATCTGACGAGTTTGTGCTATTATCAAACAGTAAACAAATTACAGCAGTCTTGGTTTTGCAAGCGGTTGACAAAGGATTAATTAACCTAAACAATCCAATTAAAAATTACCTCCCTGAACTAACTATGTCTTGGGCTGATTCAGTTACTGTTCATCAATTGCTAAATCACTCCGGCGGTTTAACCGGCAAAAACGAACCTTTATTATTTGCGCCTGGCACTGACTTTAAATACAGCGATATTAATTACATTTTACTGGGTAAAATAATTGAGGCAGTTGAAAAACAATCCTATGCTCAATTGGTTACACAACTTTTTGAAAAGGTTGGTATGCAACATTCCTACTTTCCGAATTTCAGCAACCAACAAAATTTAATCATCGGCAATAAATATATTGGCACTTTAAAAAATAAATCAATAGATAGCGTTATCATCGCTCTTGAAAAAATACCTGCAGCAGGATTAGTTTCAACTGCGGGCGACATGACCATCTGGAATAATGCTTTACATAATGGTAAATTAATTTCACCTGCTGCTTATCGCTTAATGACATCCTATACCATAACAGGTCAACATGTTACATTTGGTCCTGATAAAATTGGTTATGGTTACGCACTTCGTGTAAATGACGGTATGCCGGTTAAATATTTTGGACATACCGGAACTGCACCTGACCAGGGATTTACCTCACTCACACTTTGGTTCCCTGAAGAAAAAATAAGTGTGGTAATTCTCGAAAACCAGGCTTATGATAATATGGAAATAAACTATTGGTTTGAAACGGAAATCAGAAAATTGATTTGCGGCTTGGCTGCGAAAGGTAATTTAAGTGAGTAATCACTACTTATTGTAAAAAATACAAAAAGTAGTAAAATCAATTTCTGAATCTTCTTTTTTAACCGTACCGGAGCAAATTAACTGCCAATTTTGACCCGTATTTTGCAAATTCACGGTATTCAGTGAATGGAATTGTTTATATTTAATTTAAAATTGCAATAGGTTTTAGGCAACTTGAATTAAAAACAACCGAATTATGAAAAAAATCTTTACAATTGCTTGTCTGTTAATGAGTTACGCAGTTTACAGTCAGGTAACTCCGGTGAATACCAATATATACCCGTATGATTACATTGTTAACCTGAATGGCACTTTATTGTTTTTTGCTACCAGCAAGGCGGAGGGTAATAACTACGAATTATGGCGTTCAGATGGCACCGAAGCGGGCACCATGCAGGTGAAAGATATTAATGGTAATTTGAATGGCAGTATATTGTCGAACACTGAATTTGGAATGGCTTATAACGATAGGAATTTTGTGATCTACAATAATGAATTTTATTTTATAGCTACTGATGGGCCGCATGGTTTGGAAATCTGGAAATCCGATGGCACTGCAGCGGGAACGATGATGTTAAAAGATATTTATCCGGGACCAAGTGGATTTGAATCGCCTTCGTTTAATTTCCCCTATTTTACAGAATTTAATGGAAAATTATTTTTCGCTGCAAACGATAATGTGCATGGTTTTGAATTATGGTCAACCGATGGAACAGAAGCAGGCACACAAATGGTGAAAAATATTTCTGCTGATGAAATTTATGGCTCAAATCCGGAGCATTTAATTGTGTTTAACAATATGTTATATTTTGCAGCACGCGATGATGTGTATGGTTATGAATTATATAAAAGTGATGGCACTGCTGCGGGAACACAAATTGTAAAAGATATTGTTCCGGGTATAAATGGCGCTTTAAATAATGGATATGCAAGCAGTATTGATCCGAAATTTACTGTTAGTGGTAACTACTTGTATTTTATTGGAAGAATTGATGCATCGTTACCGGTTACATTCGATTTATTTCGCACAGACGGAACAGATGCCGGAACAATTACATTAAATAATGAATTAAATGATATCACAAATTTATGTGATGCGAATGGCACAATGTATTGTTATGCATTTGATGGAAATTTTGATCATTCCGGATTATGGAAAACAGATGGCACACCGGGCGGAACAGTTTTAGTAAATGCAGCTGATGTTATGGCTTCAAGTGTTGCACATGGATTTTATAATTTTAACGATAAGTTATTTTTCTCCGGTTTTGCACCCGATTTTTCTGCATTTGGTTTAGCAACTACCGATGGTTCAGGAGCAGGAACCAATATGGTTTATGAATTCGAAAGTGTTGGTAGTATACCTGAAGTGCATGATTTTAACAGCGAAGCAGGTAGTGATTATTTCTTTTATCATGCTTTAACTAAAATATCAGATTTTGCAATGTCGATACGTATGGTGCAAACAAATGGAAGCAATGCAGGAACCAAAATATTCAGTGGTGTTCAACCATTTCGCAGCACGGAATTTTTAGATGGTGATTTATATTTTGGCGGCATCGACAGCACCGACGAAGAGGTGTGGGGATTATATAAAATTGCACCTGTAGTTTTTGAGGTTGGCATTGAAAATTATAGCACTTATACGTTGTCTGCTGGCCCGAACCCTGTTACCAATCAATTTATTGTTAGCATTCCTTTTGCCGATGGCACCTTATCCGTTTATGATATGACCGGTCGCGAGGTGAACACGGTAACCGCATTACCTGCCGGGGCTTTCGCAATTGATGTTGTTAATTTAATGCAGGGATGTTATGTAGTGAAATGGGAAAAAGCAGAAATGATCTATCAAACCAGGATGGTGGTTACCGGTAATTAAAGCCAATAAGCAGGTTAGTAATTTCATTCAGGCTAAAAAAATATCATTTACCTTTGTGCGAAACAACCAAGCATGTCTGTGAACCTACCATATTTTGGCGCTATTGATATTGATGAACTCAGTGATTATTATCAGGCTGATTATCCCTATGAAGGAAAAAATATCCCATTAGATTTAAATTTCGACGACACCGCAATCGGCAGTCGCGACCTGGAAGACACCATTGCTGCATTACAATCACTTCCACAATTAATTTCCACTGCGTATATCGAATTAAAAAAGAGTTTTCAAACCAATGGTGTTGTAAAACAATATATTAATCGCCAAATGAGTGGTTTATCGGCGGAGCAATTAGATACATTATTTACTGGCACGGCGGATGATATGAACAAAGAGCAAAAAATGTTATCACAGCTCAAAATTGTCCGCATTGGTTTTTACCCCGAAGACATCCTCGACGCCATCACCGTCGATTTCAGCATCGGCTACGACCACACCGACACCATCATCGTAATGAATTTCAACTCCAAAATGGAATTAGAAGACATTGGACAAGAAAGTTAAAAATTCCAATCAACGCAACCGCGTAGCATTACCTTCCAGATAAGGTAGGGGTGACATAATGATAACAAAGTGCGCTACATAGAATCACCTAACCGTGTAGCGGTGACACGTTTGTAACAATCACACGCTCCTAGACCACACGAAACCGCATAGCGGTGAAACCACGTAGTACTCAATTAAATTTTTTCGAAGAATCAACCGCATAGCGGTGAAATAATGGTAACAAAGTGCGCTCCCAAGACCGACAAAACCGCATAGCGGTGAAACCTCGAAGTACTCAATTACATTTTTTCGAAGAATCAATCGCATAACGGTGAAATAATGGTAACAAAGTGCGCTCCCAAGACCGACAAAACCGCGTAGCGGTGAAACCTCGAAGTACTCAATTACATTTTTTCGAAGAATCAACCGCATAGCGGTGAAATAATGGTAACAAAGTGCGCTCCCAAGACCGACAAAACCGCGTAGCGGTGAAACCTCGAAGCTCTGAATTACATTTTTTCGAAGAATCAATCGCATAACGGTGAAATAATGGTAACAAAGTGCGCTCCCAAGACCGACAAAACCGCGTAGCGGTGAAACCTCGAAGGTGAAACCTCGGAGTGCGACATTTTTTAGTTGAATAAAAAGCTACACTAGTCAACATAATAATCAATCCAATTGAACAAATATTGCGAATCAAACGGAATGTCATTATCTGTTAGATATGTTTTAAATTCCGATTCGAATTTTTCCTTTTTATGATGCTCTTCCTGATTTTTTATATAATCGTAAATACGATTAATTTCCGTTTTTGCACAACTAAAAACACCATACCCATTTGACCATCTAAAGGCATATTTTGTAAATTTTGAATCGTGGATATATTTTGAAGTATTATTTTTCAAATCCCGAACAACATCTGAAATTGATTCTTTCGGATTTAAACCAAATAAAATGTGAACATGGTCTTCAACACCATTGATAATATAGGGCTTATGATTTTTGTTCAATAAAATACCTCCCATGTATTTGAAGACATCATCTCGCCATGGTTTTAATAAAAGACTTTCTCTGTTTTTTACTGCAAAAACAAGATGAATGTAAAGTTGTGAATACGCGTTTGCCATAATTTTTTTTAGCAAACATATTACATTATTTTTTCCAAGCCGTGTGTAAGCGAATATACTCGGTTCGCGCGGCTATCATCTACAGCTGTAAGGGTTTTGGGCGAATGTTTTTTTGAGATATACTGTGTTTTTCATCCACAACTTGGAGGTTTCACCTCTACGCGGTTTAGTTGATTCTAGTAGCGCACTTTGTTACCATTGTTTCACCCCTACCTTATCTGGAAGGTAAAGCTATGCGGCTGATTCATCGTAAAAATGTAATTCAGAGCTTCGA
Encoded here:
- a CDS encoding CotH kinase family protein, with amino-acid sequence MPVKFTLIAIVLFLTISFCTNAQVVINEGSNKNYVTGIDEDAENEDWIELYNAGATTIDLSDFTLSDKLSEPTLWPLTGLSLEPNAFLQIFCSEKNRYQTAPFINAINDLDYTPFAGWNTHNFTTEFEWDGSSNIILNICSYNNTGYTENAIFNQTATPYVSTVATFNDGSDASCSATFGYMYYQRPNLQVNGITIDAGTIQNSNTDYPAPYGNWYWSARHQILIHASELLAAGITAGPINSIGFEVASTNDIIYSYIDISIIATNLNDLTESLIPVDGYQNHTNFKIDAEGETIYLFDAGGTNISSLYVNSPRVDVSVGRSPDADAEIVWMSPTPGSTNNVATVYIDSLAAPILSVATGIVNDAFSLDIINPNDAGIDTKVVYTIDGSEPLFSSTEYSGAPITINANVVIRAKIFPVTATNLLPSYDTYGTYLFDIDHSTPILLITTENSNLYGADGIFDNYNSDWVKAAHITWLTKAEGHPELFETRTAMRMDGGAGGSRSNPQHSFRLSFDDNALGEETIHEQLIPNIPFRNSYSDVYLRNGSNQWLNYPQKDATQVSIMSKGTNNYYSAMEPVSVYINGAYFGLYELREKFNTEYFDEREDIDKDSIEILSMSYFYNLILRALEGNVDNFYNDYAAFDALDPNDENYMIDADKYFDLSHYTDYIIAESWMGNTDWPGNNIKIYRSNKTNYRWRFALIDLELSLNPNGWTTCFYNHIRYMEDQSTDNPYINIWLQSIQNEAYLNSFINRYADLLNTSYLTDTLLAGEQAFYDKMVVEMPNEYARWGDPFDIEGQMANFTNNHEIFQEQLACRNDQVRGDLLSEFNLNKEVEVKLAIFPDSTGSIQLNTIHPATYPWTGIYFDGVPIQLTAIPDSGYMFVNWVPNTLITDTLNPIIETNVNLDTITFTAVFKLIPPPPDGPTIDFTLYPSPSNGVITIAHNNPTLAENTVYRIYDLQGQLVEQGDINQSANTTTINVSKLHSALYYVRINNGSHTLEVMQFLKI
- a CDS encoding beta-lactamase family protein, with protein sequence MKYLHLIGCLIVMSLVQCKSSGQSNSIIKAKMDSLLQINNPRSFSGVVLISKNGNTIYSNAIGFTDSLNSKAINLSDEFVLLSNSKQITAVLVLQAVDKGLINLNNPIKNYLPELTMSWADSVTVHQLLNHSGGLTGKNEPLLFAPGTDFKYSDINYILLGKIIEAVEKQSYAQLVTQLFEKVGMQHSYFPNFSNQQNLIIGNKYIGTLKNKSIDSVIIALEKIPAAGLVSTAGDMTIWNNALHNGKLISPAAYRLMTSYTITGQHVTFGPDKIGYGYALRVNDGMPVKYFGHTGTAPDQGFTSLTLWFPEEKISVVILENQAYDNMEINYWFETEIRKLICGLAAKGNLSE
- a CDS encoding T9SS type A sorting domain-containing protein; its protein translation is MKLNRLLLTILLISSLKFIHAQSLADCNNLSLNIDTVYLFPGMDTIVTGDLYYNDTTFTVYPTLLVLLPENPYIESNDLMVLSSLDSGSVQWFELEITFINTDFPNNTVIPALFHIYDSDWVGDSIVTCYIPLTLVLQNETEAINANLKNNVMQVYPNPATENLHICMDPEFINQKIQIMNYSGQILTTLSGQPDLNISLTSYPSGIYYVRLENSGIVKSFVKE